The Nocardia vinacea genome contains the following window.
GCCCTGATACAGATCCTGGATCTGTGCGACAGAAAGGTTGATGACGCCGACATCCTTGTGCACGATCATGGTGAACAGCGACAGCGCCAGCGGACGGTCCAGCAGCGTTTGGTAGCCATCACCTTTCGGGCCGTCGCTGATCGTGAGCAGATCGGGATCGTCCTTGCCCTCCTCGGCGAGCCGGTCGAGGCCGCGTTCGGTGCCCTCGAAGCCGAAGGTGAATTCCGCTCCGGTGCAGCGCTTCCCGTACTGCGCGGCCGCATCGCGAATGACCGGTTCGAAGGCCGATGAACCGACCACCGTGAGTTTGCCCGCGGCACAATCCAATGGCGTCGGATCGGGCGCCAGCGCAGAGACCATGAGCTGGATGACGATCACCACGACCAGAAAGGCCGTGAGCGCCACCATCACTCGCGAAATGCCGGTGCGGCTCTGGGTTTCGATGATCCGCCCACCCTTGAGGCCGCCGCTCAGCACCGGAGCCGGATACTCCCCCGTGCCCTCCGAACGTTGCAGAATAGCCAGGATCTTGTAGTGATCACCGCGATTGAGCGGCACCCTCGGCAGGTCGATGGCACCGATATGTCCGTCCGTATCCTCGCGAACCGCGATACCCGAATCGCGCCCCAGCGAATCGGCCAGGCCCTCGTCGCTCAGCTCGGTCACCGCCATGCCGATGACCCGGCGCCGCGAAAAGTTCAGATGCAGGCCGACCTGTCCCGCCTCGGGCGCCTGGTAGTCGTGTGTGTCGATCGGTGTCGCACCGCTGTTTTCGATGCGGACCAGCACCACCGACAGATCCTTCAGTGGCGGACTGACACCTTCGTGCGCGGGCCGCAGCTGCGGCAGGACACCGGGAAAGACCGATTCGATCTCACCGGTGACCGGCGTATCCATCTGCACCCGATAGCCGAGTTCCTTGCGTCCGACGAAGACGAACTCCCATAGGAACGCGACGATCGGCACCGCGATACCGATGAGTGCGAGCACGATTTCGATCGGAAAACCACCCACCGGCGCCGCCACCCCCAAGAGATCTGTGTGTCAACCATTCTCGAACGTCATCGGGCATCCTCCCAGATCCCGCACGAGTGTTCGGCAACAGTTAACCGGGCGGTCAGCAGCTGCCGCCGAAACAGCCGAAATCGCCTCCGAACAGGTCGGCCCGCTCGTGCTGAAGCGACGATCAAACCACGTCCCCGGCTGCTGATTTGGTCCAGGCCAGCAGCTTCTCGGCTGGCCAGGT
Protein-coding sequences here:
- a CDS encoding PstS family phosphate ABC transporter substrate-binding protein, whose product is MGGFPIEIVLALIGIAVPIVAFLWEFVFVGRKELGYRVQMDTPVTGEIESVFPGVLPQLRPAHEGVSPPLKDLSVVLVRIENSGATPIDTHDYQAPEAGQVGLHLNFSRRRVIGMAVTELSDEGLADSLGRDSGIAVREDTDGHIGAIDLPRVPLNRGDHYKILAILQRSEGTGEYPAPVLSGGLKGGRIIETQSRTGISRVMVALTAFLVVVIVIQLMVSALAPDPTPLDCAAGKLTVVGSSAFEPVIRDAAAQYGKRCTGAEFTFGFEGTERGLDRLAEEGKDDPDLLTISDGPKGDGYQTLLDRPLALSLFTMIVHKDVGVINLSVAQIQDLYQGRITNWRDVGGADLPVVLVNRIPGSGTRNTLERRVLGGPHPDRPHVSCVAIKDGAPATARYCDVQVTKDMQKAVGDIPGAIGYSEFSEAVKAGATTLTINGVTPGRDAAVNRSYPFWGVEYAYSFGELAGDSLGASFLHFLTDLTGKDVLREHGNEPCGELPDRARCLPSS